Proteins encoded within one genomic window of Sphingomonas sp. NBWT7:
- a CDS encoding M14 metallopeptidase family protein: protein MRALMLTATGLSLVMSAATGVAQSRTVTDPATVFKAKPGSDYFLANYKQVTAWLQQVAQQSDRMKLVSIGKTAEGREQYMAIVSSPENIRNLDKYRGISQQLALAKGLSDGQAKALAAQGKAVVLIDAGLHATEVVNAQSHVQLINEMLTRTDAETTRILDDTIALYVFANPDGLDLVADWYMRPADKTKRNSNTIPVLYQKYIGHDNNRDSFASNQPETTNMNRLAYREWFPQILYNQHQTGPVGTVVFIPPFRDPYNFNNEPLVIAGTDAVGTAMHERLLSQNKAGSVSRSGAPYSTWFNGGIRTVGYFHNQIGILTEIIGNPTPMEIPLVPAKQLAGQDAYMPIAPQQWHFQQSIDYVKEMSRAILDYASRNRETVLFNRYVMGRNQIQKGSADSWIVTPKRIDAAKAAADSMKKDGGGSPLDDLTGYNSRDIAPSSLYRTVLQDPKYRAPRAFVIPADRQADMPTTVAFLNSLIKNGVEVERAPQAFSYGGKRYAAGSYVVRSDQAFRPHVLDMFEPQDHPQDFAYPGGPPIRPYDVTGYTLAYQMNVTFDRLLDGAPAHFPVVPDVITTPPAGRVIGNGAAGYVVDHATNNSFILTNRLLKAGAPVYWLKQGVTVDGDALAPGALWIPAGGAAKGIVDTAVQSLGIDAHAVAAQPAGDTIKLKPVRIALVDTYGGSMASGWNRWIFEKYEFPYTKVFPQELDKGGLERKYDVIVVQSDVLGREGRPPQKQPDPADLPAEWRTALGSVTSEKTVPQLASFARAGGTVIAVGNATRLGPEMGLPVYNALSSVDAAGKRTPLPGTKFYVPGSVLQAKVDPTDPLAYGVPETLDVFYNNNPTYALTPGQPGVRRVSWFASEDPLRSGWAWGQKALNDTATVIDGTLGRGHVYLLAPEVTQRGQSYASFKFLFNAALFGPAQVGVGTSTD from the coding sequence ATGCGTGCATTGATGCTGACGGCGACCGGATTGTCGCTGGTGATGAGCGCGGCGACCGGCGTCGCGCAGAGCCGAACCGTCACCGATCCGGCGACGGTGTTCAAGGCGAAGCCCGGCTCCGACTATTTCCTCGCCAACTACAAGCAGGTCACCGCCTGGCTGCAACAGGTGGCGCAGCAGAGCGACCGGATGAAGCTCGTCAGCATCGGCAAGACCGCCGAGGGGCGCGAGCAATATATGGCGATCGTCTCCTCGCCCGAGAACATCCGCAACCTCGACAAGTACCGCGGCATCTCGCAGCAGCTCGCGCTGGCGAAGGGCTTGAGCGACGGGCAGGCGAAGGCGCTGGCGGCGCAGGGCAAGGCGGTGGTGCTGATCGACGCCGGGCTGCACGCCACCGAGGTGGTCAACGCGCAGAGCCACGTCCAGCTGATCAACGAAATGCTGACGCGCACCGATGCGGAGACGACGCGGATCCTCGACGATACGATCGCGCTCTACGTCTTCGCCAATCCCGACGGGCTCGATCTCGTCGCCGACTGGTACATGCGCCCCGCCGACAAGACCAAGCGCAACAGCAACACGATCCCGGTCCTGTACCAGAAATATATTGGGCACGATAACAACCGCGACAGCTTCGCCTCGAACCAGCCCGAGACGACCAACATGAACCGGCTCGCCTATCGCGAGTGGTTTCCGCAGATCCTCTACAACCAGCATCAGACCGGGCCGGTCGGCACCGTCGTCTTCATTCCGCCGTTTCGCGATCCGTACAATTTCAACAACGAACCGCTCGTGATCGCCGGTACCGACGCCGTGGGCACCGCGATGCACGAGCGGCTCCTGTCGCAGAACAAGGCCGGATCGGTGTCGCGCTCGGGCGCGCCTTATTCGACGTGGTTCAACGGCGGCATCCGCACCGTCGGCTATTTCCACAACCAGATCGGCATCCTGACCGAGATCATCGGCAATCCGACGCCGATGGAAATCCCGCTGGTGCCCGCGAAGCAGCTCGCCGGGCAGGACGCGTACATGCCGATCGCGCCGCAGCAGTGGCACTTCCAGCAGTCGATCGATTACGTGAAGGAAATGTCGCGCGCGATCCTCGATTATGCGTCGCGCAACCGCGAAACCGTGCTGTTCAACCGCTACGTCATGGGGCGCAACCAGATCCAGAAGGGCAGTGCGGACAGCTGGATCGTGACGCCCAAGCGGATCGACGCCGCCAAGGCCGCCGCCGACAGCATGAAGAAGGACGGCGGCGGCAGCCCGCTCGACGATCTCACCGGCTACAACAGCCGCGATATCGCGCCCTCCTCGCTCTACAGGACGGTACTGCAGGATCCGAAGTATCGCGCACCGCGCGCCTTCGTCATCCCGGCGGATCGCCAGGCGGACATGCCGACGACGGTCGCCTTCCTCAATTCGCTGATCAAGAATGGCGTCGAGGTGGAACGCGCGCCGCAGGCGTTCAGCTACGGCGGCAAGCGCTATGCCGCAGGGTCGTACGTCGTGCGCTCGGACCAGGCATTCCGCCCGCACGTGCTCGACATGTTCGAGCCGCAGGATCACCCGCAGGACTTCGCCTATCCCGGCGGCCCGCCGATCCGCCCGTACGACGTCACCGGCTACACGCTCGCCTATCAGATGAACGTCACGTTCGACCGGCTGCTCGATGGGGCACCGGCGCACTTCCCGGTCGTACCCGACGTCATCACCACGCCGCCCGCCGGCCGGGTGATCGGCAACGGTGCGGCTGGCTATGTCGTCGACCATGCGACCAACAACAGCTTCATCCTCACCAATCGCCTGCTCAAGGCGGGCGCGCCGGTCTACTGGCTGAAGCAGGGCGTAACGGTCGATGGCGATGCGCTCGCGCCTGGCGCGCTGTGGATCCCGGCGGGCGGCGCGGCGAAGGGGATCGTCGATACCGCCGTTCAGTCGCTCGGCATCGACGCGCACGCCGTCGCGGCGCAGCCCGCGGGCGACACGATTAAGCTGAAGCCGGTGCGGATCGCGCTCGTCGATACCTATGGCGGGTCGATGGCGTCGGGCTGGAACCGCTGGATCTTCGAGAAGTACGAATTCCCCTACACCAAGGTGTTTCCGCAGGAGCTCGACAAGGGCGGGCTCGAGCGGAAGTACGACGTGATCGTCGTCCAGTCCGACGTGCTCGGGCGTGAGGGGCGGCCGCCGCAGAAGCAGCCCGATCCCGCTGATCTGCCGGCCGAATGGCGCACTGCGCTCGGCAGTGTGACGTCGGAGAAGACGGTGCCGCAGCTCGCCTCGTTCGCGCGGGCGGGGGGCACGGTGATCGCGGTCGGCAATGCGACGCGGCTCGGGCCTGAAATGGGGCTGCCGGTGTACAATGCGCTGAGCAGCGTCGACGCGGCGGGCAAGCGCACGCCGCTGCCGGGCACCAAGTTCTACGTGCCCGGATCGGTGCTCCAGGCGAAGGTCGATCCGACCGACCCGCTCGCCTATGGCGTGCCCGAGACGCTCGACGTCTTCTACAACAACAACCCGACTTATGCGCTGACGCCGGGCCAGCCGGGCGTCCGCCGCGTCTCGTGGTTCGCGAGCGAGGATCCGCTGCGCTCCGGCTGGGCGTGGGGGCAGAAGGCGCTCAACGATACGGCGACCGTTATCGACGGAACGCTCGGGCGCGGTCACGTCTACCTGCTCGCGCCGGAGGTGACGCAGCGCGGCCAATCCTACGCCTCGTTCAAGTTCCTGTTCAACGCCGCGCTGTTCGGGCCGGCGCAGGTGGGCGTCGGCACGAGCACCGACTGA
- a CDS encoding M20/M25/M40 family metallo-hydrolase encodes MLKTGMTMALLAALGMPAIAAAQNRDAAAKALLASPKFATAKASLAADHERIVADVIKLTEIEAPPFKETARGAAFLEMLRAEGLSDLTTDAEGNVYGIRKGSGGGPLIVVTAHLDTVFPAGTNVKVRREGNMLYAPGVGDDTCSLPVLLAFIRAMKAANYTTKADIIFMGNVGEEGPGDLRGVRYLFTKSPLKDRIKYFISFEPGRAGDITDAGIGSKRYKVTFTGPGGHSNGDFGIVNPAYAMANAMVAFGQMKVPAEPRTVYNIGLLEGGTSVNSIPFSTAMTIDMRSPGKAELDAEEQAFLALLPPAVAAENAARSTAKGKIAYEAKKVGDRPVGSTAHSVDIMQIATAVTKASGFTPSYGAGSSDSNIPMSLGIPAVTLRSGFETMRAHSLEEAMVIDKDKDVASMAVGLATVLMLADAK; translated from the coding sequence ATGTTGAAGACGGGAATGACGATGGCGCTGCTGGCAGCGCTGGGAATGCCGGCGATCGCCGCGGCACAGAACCGCGACGCGGCGGCAAAGGCACTGCTCGCCAGCCCAAAGTTCGCAACGGCCAAGGCGTCGCTCGCCGCGGATCACGAGCGGATCGTGGCGGACGTCATCAAGCTGACCGAGATCGAGGCCCCGCCGTTCAAGGAAACCGCGCGCGGCGCGGCGTTCCTCGAGATGCTGCGCGCCGAGGGGCTGAGCGATCTTACCACCGACGCCGAGGGCAACGTCTACGGCATTCGCAAGGGTAGCGGCGGCGGCCCGCTGATCGTCGTCACCGCGCACCTCGACACCGTGTTTCCCGCGGGCACCAACGTGAAGGTGCGGCGCGAGGGTAACATGCTCTACGCGCCAGGTGTCGGCGATGATACGTGCAGCCTGCCGGTGCTGCTTGCCTTCATTCGCGCGATGAAGGCGGCGAACTACACCACCAAGGCCGACATCATTTTCATGGGCAACGTCGGAGAAGAGGGGCCGGGCGACCTGCGCGGCGTCCGCTACCTCTTCACCAAGAGCCCGCTCAAAGACCGGATCAAGTATTTCATCTCGTTCGAGCCGGGCCGGGCGGGTGACATCACCGACGCCGGGATCGGATCGAAGCGCTACAAGGTGACGTTCACCGGCCCGGGCGGCCATTCGAACGGCGATTTCGGGATCGTCAACCCGGCCTATGCAATGGCCAATGCAATGGTCGCCTTCGGCCAGATGAAGGTGCCGGCCGAGCCGCGCACAGTGTACAATATCGGGCTGCTAGAGGGCGGCACGTCGGTCAATTCGATCCCCTTCTCCACCGCAATGACGATCGACATGCGCTCGCCCGGCAAGGCCGAGCTCGATGCCGAGGAGCAGGCCTTCCTCGCGCTGCTGCCGCCGGCGGTCGCGGCTGAGAATGCGGCGCGCTCCACGGCCAAGGGCAAGATCGCTTACGAGGCGAAGAAGGTCGGCGACCGGCCGGTCGGATCGACCGCCCACAGCGTCGATATCATGCAGATCGCCACCGCCGTCACCAAGGCGAGCGGCTTCACGCCGAGCTACGGCGCCGGATCGAGCGATTCGAACATCCCGATGAGCCTCGGCATCCCGGCGGTGACGCTGAGATCGGGGTTCGAGACGATGCGGGCACACTCGCTGGAAGAGGCGATGGTGATCGACAAGGACAAGGACGTGGCCAGCATGGCGGTCGGCCTCGCCACCGTGCTGATGCTCGCCGACGCGAAATAA
- a CDS encoding LysR family transcriptional regulator, translating into MNLRHIEVFHAVYSVGSISGASRLLNVSQPSVSKIVKHAETRLGFSLFTLVRGRLTPTDEAHILFREVDDLHSRIDTFQRAARNLRSTSEGHIRLGVLPSLALRTTPMAIARFRRQWPLVTFEVAAVHNDAAREALMRRECDFVIGHHTSADPEIASVPLGSGRVGALFCDGMMPSDQAAITLDQLRRHEVIGLAPSVAIAELVGPIVSAATGGRPAISVRSVYIAAALARSCAGIAIVDEFTAQAFVDDDLHFRPISPAVTFDLSVHHLAAHPLSRLARSFIELKRDLLESAGAGAEPIKCGGMIASQQH; encoded by the coding sequence ATGAATCTGCGCCATATCGAGGTGTTCCACGCCGTCTATTCGGTCGGCTCGATCAGCGGCGCTTCGCGCCTGCTAAATGTGTCGCAGCCATCGGTAAGCAAGATCGTGAAACATGCCGAGACGCGGCTGGGCTTCTCGCTGTTCACGCTGGTGCGCGGGCGGCTGACACCGACCGACGAGGCGCATATCCTGTTTCGCGAGGTCGACGATCTGCACAGCCGGATCGACACGTTCCAACGCGCGGCGCGCAATCTGCGCTCGACCTCCGAAGGCCATATCCGCCTCGGCGTTTTGCCTTCGCTCGCCCTGCGCACGACGCCGATGGCGATTGCCCGGTTCCGGCGACAGTGGCCGCTCGTTACCTTCGAAGTCGCGGCGGTGCACAACGACGCGGCGCGCGAGGCGCTGATGCGGCGGGAGTGCGATTTCGTGATCGGCCATCACACGTCCGCGGATCCCGAGATCGCGTCGGTGCCGCTTGGCTCGGGCCGTGTCGGCGCGCTGTTCTGCGACGGCATGATGCCCAGCGACCAGGCGGCGATCACGCTTGATCAGCTCCGCCGACACGAGGTAATCGGATTGGCGCCGAGCGTCGCGATCGCCGAGCTCGTCGGCCCGATCGTGTCGGCGGCAACCGGCGGCCGCCCGGCCATCTCGGTCCGCTCGGTATATATCGCGGCGGCGCTAGCGCGCAGCTGCGCCGGCATCGCGATCGTCGACGAGTTCACTGCGCAGGCGTTCGTCGACGACGATCTCCACTTCCGTCCGATCAGCCCGGCTGTGACATTCGACCTGTCGGTCCATCACCTCGCCGCCCACCCGCTCTCGCGCCTGGCGCGCAGCTTCATCGAGCTCAAGCGCGATCTGCTCGAAAGCGCAGGCGCTGGGGCCGAGCCTATCAAATGCGGCGGAATGATCGCGTCGCAACAGCACTGA
- a CDS encoding efflux RND transporter periplasmic adaptor subunit, translated as MAAQSVTSRQRASRRLITLCLPAIALAGCEGAAPPKAKSLPLVTVARPATRHFVDQVEAVGTARANEQVTLSSPVTERIERVSFTDGGFVRRGQVIAVLAQAQERAALAGALAAERQASAQFGRMSALNDRGFVTPATLDQQRALAQRARADADTARAQITDRIVRAPFSGFASQRLMSQGTIISAGAPIATISDVSRIKLDFTVPETAIAALRIGERVTARAAAYPDADFTGTISSIDPVIDPTTRAASVRAILPNPGNRLKPGMLLTVRVVTGERDAAAVPELAVLGDGADRYVFTIGADNVAKRTKVTTGMRDGGYIEVTGIAMSARVITEGVVKVSDGVKVKIGSGKDKTEATASISAAARVPRA; from the coding sequence ATGGCCGCCCAATCCGTCACCTCGCGGCAGCGCGCTTCCCGGCGGCTGATTACTCTTTGCCTACCGGCGATCGCGCTCGCCGGCTGTGAGGGCGCGGCGCCGCCGAAGGCGAAGTCGCTGCCGCTGGTAACGGTGGCGCGCCCCGCGACGCGCCACTTCGTAGACCAGGTCGAGGCGGTGGGTACGGCGCGAGCCAACGAGCAGGTGACGCTGTCTTCCCCGGTGACCGAGCGGATCGAGCGCGTGAGCTTCACCGACGGCGGCTTCGTCCGCCGCGGCCAGGTGATCGCGGTCCTGGCGCAGGCGCAGGAACGCGCGGCACTTGCCGGGGCGCTCGCCGCCGAGCGGCAGGCGTCGGCGCAGTTCGGCCGCATGAGCGCGTTGAACGATCGCGGCTTCGTCACACCCGCGACGCTCGACCAGCAGCGCGCGCTGGCGCAGCGCGCACGCGCCGACGCCGATACGGCCCGCGCGCAGATCACCGATCGCATTGTTCGCGCGCCCTTTTCCGGCTTCGCCTCGCAACGGCTGATGTCGCAGGGGACGATCATTTCCGCCGGTGCGCCGATCGCGACGATCAGCGACGTGTCGCGGATCAAGCTCGATTTCACCGTGCCCGAGACGGCGATCGCCGCGCTGCGCATCGGCGAGCGCGTCACCGCGCGCGCTGCGGCCTATCCTGACGCCGACTTCACCGGCACGATTAGCTCGATCGATCCCGTGATCGATCCGACGACGCGCGCCGCCAGCGTCCGCGCGATCCTGCCCAATCCCGGCAACCGGCTGAAGCCCGGCATGCTGCTCACCGTCCGCGTCGTGACGGGGGAACGCGACGCGGCGGCGGTGCCAGAGCTCGCCGTGCTCGGCGATGGGGCGGACCGCTACGTCTTCACCATCGGCGCCGACAACGTGGCGAAGCGTACAAAGGTGACCACCGGGATGCGCGACGGTGGCTATATCGAGGTGACGGGCATCGCGATGAGCGCGCGCGTCATCACCGAGGGTGTCGTAAAGGTGAGTGACGGCGTCAAAGTCAAAATCGGCAGCGGTAAAGATAAGACCGAAGCGACAGCAAGTATTTCCGCTGCAGCACGCGTGCCGCGCGCATGA
- a CDS encoding efflux RND transporter permease subunit: MMLSDLSVRRPVVAAVGAILIVIVGIVAFLNLSVREFPEIDPPVVSVSTNYIGAAAAVVESRVTQPLEERLAGVEGIETISSRSTDGRSEITIEFRPTRDVDAAANDVRDRVSGALADLPDEALPPEVRKVDADAQAIMYVVVQAPTWNKIDLSDYVERFLVDRFSTIDGVAQVQFTGQARPSMRVWLDLGRLAAYRLTPRDVEDALRRQNVELPAGRIESPAQNVSLRVDRAFASPDAFRSLVIGRGGDGYLVRLGDIAKVERGPENPYTAFRFRQQTALGLGIVRQSGANTLEVANNVKALVAALQPDLPAGVSLTLGSDNSLFIDRAISEVWRTPGEAVILVVLVIFLFLGSWRATLIPTITVPICLLGTFAVLWGFGYSINLLTLLALVLAIGLVVDDAIVVLENIHHRIVGGESPLVAAYRGTREVGFAVVATTAVVCAVFVPVMFITGQTGLLFRELAVAMIAAIAISGVLALSLVPMLSSKLLRHGESGRLARTIERGFGRLERGYGGALDRALAHPLPVLGGVALFLVGCGFLFTQLSAELVPPEDTGVVEVRVNAPEGTSFAELDRYALQVEQKVAVLMTDDGPIRGFNSRLPLVNGLSEDFNASSMSVFLKPWEQREATSQEVARKVTAALQDVPGIRGNANVRSSLGRGRGQPVAFVIAGATYADLARARDRILAAARDNPGLVNLDADYVESKPQLLIDVEANRAGDLGVSVDDVSQALQTVMGSRRVSTYVDRGEEYRVMVQAGVGDRDSEARLASVYVRSRSGDLVPLSNLVNMREAASARELGRFNKMRAITLQGGLAPGYSLGEALTFLEDQARRSPEVQAIGYRGESQSLKQTGNAIWLVFGLTVVIIYLLLAAQFESFVHPAVIIATVPLAAGGGVIGLWLAGMTLNLFSQIGIVMLVGLAAKNGILIVEYANQLRDDGQALASAIREAAIRRLRPILMTSIATVFGAVPLALSHGAGAGARGAIGVVIVAGVSIATAITLFLIPVLYRLLARRAASPHIIARRLAAEMTPVPSA; this comes from the coding sequence ATGATGCTGTCGGATCTGTCGGTCCGCCGGCCGGTGGTGGCGGCGGTCGGCGCGATCCTGATCGTCATCGTCGGCATCGTCGCCTTTCTCAACCTGTCGGTGCGCGAGTTTCCCGAAATCGATCCGCCCGTCGTGTCAGTGTCGACCAACTATATCGGCGCCGCCGCCGCGGTGGTGGAGAGCCGCGTCACCCAACCGCTCGAGGAGCGACTCGCCGGGGTCGAGGGGATCGAGACGATCTCGTCACGCTCGACCGACGGCCGCTCCGAGATCACGATCGAATTCCGCCCGACGCGCGACGTCGACGCCGCGGCGAACGACGTGCGCGATCGCGTGTCGGGCGCGCTCGCCGATCTGCCCGACGAGGCGCTGCCGCCCGAGGTGCGCAAGGTCGATGCCGACGCACAGGCGATCATGTACGTCGTGGTGCAAGCGCCGACGTGGAACAAGATCGACCTGTCCGACTATGTCGAGCGCTTCCTGGTCGATCGTTTTTCGACGATCGACGGCGTCGCGCAGGTGCAGTTCACCGGCCAGGCGCGCCCGTCGATGCGCGTGTGGCTCGATCTCGGGCGGCTCGCCGCCTATCGGCTGACACCGCGCGACGTGGAGGATGCACTGCGGCGGCAGAACGTCGAGCTGCCGGCGGGGCGGATCGAATCGCCGGCGCAGAACGTGTCGCTGCGCGTCGATCGCGCCTTCGCCAGCCCGGACGCGTTCCGCAGCCTGGTGATCGGCCGCGGCGGCGACGGCTATCTCGTCCGACTGGGGGATATCGCCAAGGTCGAGCGCGGGCCGGAAAACCCCTATACCGCCTTCCGTTTCCGCCAGCAGACCGCCTTGGGGCTCGGTATCGTCCGCCAGTCGGGCGCGAACACGCTGGAGGTCGCCAACAACGTCAAGGCGCTGGTCGCGGCGCTTCAGCCCGATCTGCCGGCGGGCGTGTCGCTGACGCTCGGCTCGGACAATTCATTGTTCATCGATCGCGCGATCAGCGAGGTGTGGCGCACGCCGGGCGAGGCGGTGATCCTCGTCGTCCTCGTGATCTTCCTGTTCCTGGGCAGCTGGCGCGCGACACTGATCCCGACGATCACCGTGCCGATCTGCCTGCTGGGCACGTTCGCGGTACTTTGGGGCTTCGGCTATTCGATCAACCTGCTGACTTTGCTCGCGCTGGTGCTGGCGATCGGCCTCGTCGTCGATGACGCGATCGTCGTGTTGGAGAACATCCATCACCGCATCGTCGGCGGGGAAAGCCCGCTCGTCGCCGCCTATCGCGGCACGCGCGAGGTCGGGTTCGCGGTGGTCGCGACGACCGCCGTCGTCTGCGCGGTGTTCGTGCCGGTCATGTTCATCACCGGCCAGACCGGGCTTCTGTTTCGCGAGCTGGCGGTGGCGATGATCGCGGCGATCGCGATCTCGGGCGTCCTCGCGCTCAGCCTGGTGCCGATGCTGTCGTCGAAGCTGCTGCGGCACGGCGAAAGCGGGCGGCTCGCCCGCACGATCGAGCGCGGCTTCGGTCGTCTCGAACGTGGCTATGGCGGCGCATTGGACCGTGCGCTGGCGCATCCCCTGCCGGTGCTCGGCGGCGTGGCGCTATTCCTCGTCGGCTGTGGCTTTCTCTTCACGCAATTGTCGGCCGAGCTGGTTCCGCCCGAGGACACTGGCGTGGTCGAGGTGCGCGTCAATGCGCCGGAGGGCACGAGCTTCGCCGAGCTCGACCGCTACGCCCTTCAGGTCGAGCAGAAGGTCGCCGTGCTGATGACCGACGACGGACCGATCCGCGGGTTCAACTCGCGCCTGCCGCTCGTCAACGGCCTGTCGGAGGATTTCAACGCGTCGAGCATGAGCGTCTTCCTCAAGCCATGGGAGCAGCGCGAGGCGACGTCGCAGGAGGTCGCGCGCAAGGTGACAGCAGCGCTGCAGGACGTGCCCGGCATCCGCGGCAACGCCAACGTCCGCTCGTCGCTGGGGCGTGGGCGCGGGCAGCCGGTGGCGTTCGTCATTGCCGGGGCGACCTACGCCGATCTCGCCCGCGCGCGCGACCGCATCCTCGCCGCCGCGCGCGACAATCCCGGCCTCGTCAACCTCGACGCCGACTATGTCGAATCGAAGCCGCAGCTGCTGATCGACGTCGAGGCCAATCGCGCCGGCGACCTTGGCGTCTCGGTCGACGACGTCAGCCAGGCGTTGCAGACGGTGATGGGATCGCGCCGCGTGTCGACCTACGTCGATCGCGGCGAGGAATATCGCGTCATGGTGCAGGCCGGTGTCGGCGATCGTGACAGCGAGGCGCGGCTGGCGAGCGTCTACGTCCGCTCGCGCTCCGGCGATCTCGTGCCCCTTTCGAACCTCGTCAACATGCGCGAGGCGGCGTCGGCGCGCGAGCTGGGCCGCTTCAACAAGATGCGCGCGATCACGCTGCAAGGCGGGCTCGCGCCCGGCTACTCACTCGGCGAAGCGCTCACCTTCCTTGAGGATCAGGCACGCCGATCGCCGGAGGTGCAGGCGATCGGCTATCGCGGCGAGAGCCAGTCGCTGAAGCAGACGGGTAACGCGATCTGGTTGGTGTTCGGGCTGACCGTGGTCATCATCTACCTCCTGCTCGCCGCGCAGTTCGAGAGCTTCGTCCATCCCGCGGTGATCATCGCCACCGTGCCACTGGCGGCAGGCGGCGGCGTAATCGGGCTGTGGCTCGCGGGCATGACGCTCAACCTGTTCAGCCAGATCGGCATCGTCATGCTCGTCGGGCTCGCGGCGAAGAACGGTATCCTGATCGTCGAATATGCCAATCAACTACGCGACGACGGGCAGGCGCTTGCCTCCGCGATCCGCGAGGCGGCGATCCGCCGGCTGCGCCCGATCTTGATGACGTCGATCGCCACCGTGTTCGGCGCGGTGCCGCTCGCGCTGAGCCATGGCGCGGGCGCCGGCGCGCGCGGGGCGATCGGAGTGGTGATCGTCGCCGGCGTGTCGATCGCCACCGCGATCACGCTGTTCCTGATCCCAGTACTCTATCGCCTGCTCGCGCGCCGCGCCGCCTCGCCGCACATCATCGCGCGCCGCCTCGCCGCGGAGATGACGCCGGTACCGTCGGCCTGA
- a CDS encoding lipopolysaccharide biosynthesis protein, whose translation MKAPTAATTPFGRALRNVGWLLTGKGVGAVLSIVYLALATRSLGVEGFGQFTLILSTAQAVVAFVGFQTWQIVVRYGMAHREAERPDALARLIRFCLALDLAGAAIGIGIAFVALVLMQRHFGWSDTLTNEAFAFSIILLIAVRSTAVGILRLFDRFAIGAGADAVTPIARFLGASIAAWQGADLLGFLLAWAAAEVLTTLAYWISATRAAPGVLRRWRDTLDAGRENAGLWNFALVTNLNSTLNAASRQFVVVLVGLFTGAAAAGNYRLAYQLSQALVRLSDMFARGVFPEMTRAGTSRTDGGLALLVRQSSRLAVAVGLATCLLVPLLGQPALLLIAGKSYLGAYPVLVLLGIAAGLDIMAVGFEPVLLGTGHAAQALRIRAASVVVLFLGVVLLMPTFEVIGAGLASLAGSALSLGLLARAAMRLVRRDRAG comes from the coding sequence TTGAAGGCCCCGACGGCGGCCACGACCCCGTTTGGGCGCGCGCTGCGCAACGTCGGCTGGCTGCTGACGGGCAAGGGCGTGGGCGCGGTGCTGAGCATCGTCTACCTTGCGCTGGCGACGCGATCGCTCGGCGTCGAGGGCTTCGGCCAGTTCACGCTGATCCTCAGCACCGCGCAGGCGGTAGTGGCGTTCGTCGGCTTCCAGACGTGGCAGATCGTCGTCCGGTACGGCATGGCACATCGCGAGGCGGAACGGCCCGACGCGCTCGCCCGGCTGATCCGCTTCTGCCTCGCGCTCGATCTTGCGGGAGCGGCGATCGGGATTGGCATCGCGTTCGTCGCGCTGGTCCTGATGCAGCGCCATTTCGGATGGTCGGACACGCTGACAAACGAGGCGTTCGCCTTCTCGATCATCCTGCTGATCGCCGTACGATCGACCGCGGTCGGCATCCTGCGGCTGTTCGATCGTTTCGCGATCGGCGCGGGGGCGGATGCCGTGACGCCAATCGCGCGCTTCCTGGGTGCCTCGATCGCGGCGTGGCAGGGGGCGGATCTGCTCGGCTTCCTGCTCGCCTGGGCGGCGGCGGAGGTGCTGACGACGCTGGCCTATTGGATCAGCGCGACGCGCGCCGCCCCCGGCGTGCTGCGGCGCTGGCGCGACACCCTCGATGCCGGCCGCGAGAACGCGGGGCTGTGGAATTTCGCGCTCGTCACCAATCTCAATTCGACGCTGAACGCTGCCAGCCGGCAGTTCGTGGTGGTACTCGTCGGGCTGTTCACCGGCGCCGCGGCGGCGGGCAATTATCGGCTGGCGTACCAGTTGAGCCAGGCGCTGGTGCGCCTGTCCGACATGTTCGCGCGCGGCGTCTTTCCCGAGATGACGCGCGCGGGAACGAGCAGGACCGACGGCGGGCTGGCATTGCTGGTGCGCCAGTCGTCGCGGCTCGCGGTGGCGGTCGGCCTCGCCACGTGCCTGCTCGTGCCGTTGCTCGGCCAGCCGGCGCTGCTGCTGATCGCGGGCAAGAGCTATCTCGGCGCCTATCCCGTCCTGGTCCTGCTCGGCATCGCGGCGGGGCTCGATATCATGGCGGTCGGGTTCGAGCCGGTGCTGCTCGGTACCGGGCACGCGGCGCAGGCGCTGCGCATCCGCGCCGCGAGCGTGGTGGTTCTTTTCCTGGGCGTCGTGCTGCTGATGCCGACGTTCGAGGTGATCGGCGCCGGGCTCGCCTCGCTGGCCGGTTCGGCGCTCAGCCTCGGCCTGCTCGCGCGCGCGGCGATGCGGCTGGTGCGGCGCGATCGCGCGGGCTGA